The stretch of DNA GTAACCTGTGCATTGTTAATGAAAACACCAGCAGAACCAACCGTCACCACCACATTTTTTCCCAGCAAGGTGGTCACCACCTGGTTGTCACTTAAGTCTGTGGAGCGAACATCGCCGCTCACCACATGGTGCAACAGGATATTCGCCAAATCACCGGTGGGGTCTTCCAACAGCGCCTCAACTGTCCCAGCTGGCAAGGCAGCAAAGGCAGCGTCCGTTGGTGCAAAGACCGTAAACGGCCCTGCGCCAGACAGGTCGTCGTCTAGCTCGGCAGCCAATACGGCCGCTTCCAAGGTCGTGTGGACCTCACTTTCCAGGATCACATCGACCACCGTATTGCTCGGTAGTAAAACCGCATCGATCACGTGTACCACTCCATTGTCGGCTACAACATCAGCTACGGTAACCTGTGCATTGTTAATGAAAACGCCAGCAGAACCGACCGTCACCACCACATTTTTTCCCAGCAAGGTGGTCACCACCTGGTTGTCACTTAAGTCCGTGGAGCGAACATCGCCGCTCACCACATGGTGCAACAGGATATTCGCCAAATCCCCGGTGGGGTCTTCCAATAGCGCCTCAACTGTCCCAGCTGGCAAGGCAGCAAAGGCAGCGTCCGTTGGTGCAAAGACCGTAAACGGCCCTGCGCCAGACAGGTCGTCGTCTAGCTCGGCAGCCAAAACGGCCGCTTCCAAGGTCGTGTGGACCTCACTTTCCAGGATCACGTCGACCACTGTATTGCTCGGTAGTAAAACCGCATCGATCACGTGTACCACTCCATTGTCGGCTACGATATCAGCTACAGTAACCTGTGCATTGTTAATGAAAACACCAGCAGAACCAACCGTCACCACCACATTTTTTCCCAGCAAGGTGGTCACCACCTGGTTGTCACTTAAGTCTGTGGAGCGAACATCGCCGCTCACCACATGGTGCAACAGGATATTCGCCAAATCACCGGTGGGGTCTTCCAACAGCGCCTCAACTGTCCCAGCTGGCAAGGCAGCAAAGGCAGCGTCCGTTGGTGCAAAGACCGTAAACGGCCCTGCGCCAGACAGGTCGTCGTCTAGCTCGGCAGCCAATACGGCCGCTTCCAAGGTCGTGTGGACCTCACTTTCCAGGATCACATCGACCACCGTATTGCTCGGTAGTAAAACCGCATCGATCACGTGTACCACTCCATTGTCGGCTACAACATCAGCTACGGTAACCTGTGCATTGTTAATGAAAACACCAGCAGAACTCACCGTCACCACCACATTTTTTCCCAGCAAAGTGGTCACCACCTGGTTGTCACTTAAGTCTGTGGAACGAACATCGCCGCTCACCACATGGTGCAACAGGATATTCGCCAAATCACCAGTTGGGTCTTCCAATAGCGCCTCAACTGTCCCAGCTGGCAAGGCAGCAAAGGCAGCGTCCGTCGGCGCAAAGACCGTAAACGGCCCTGCGCCAGACAGGTCGTCGTCTAGCTCGGCAGCCAATACAGCCGCTTCCAAAGTCGTGTGGACCTCACTTTCCAGGATCACATCGACCACCGTATTGCTCGGTAGTAAAACCGCATCGATCACGTGTACCACTCCATTGTCGGCTACAACATCAGCTACGGTAACCTGTGCATTGTTAATGAAAACACCAGCAGAACTCACCGTCACCACCACATTTTTTCCCAGCAAAGTGGTCACCACCTGGTTGTCACTTAAGTCTGTGGAACGAACATCGCCGCTCACCACATGGTGCAACAGGATATTCGCCAAATCACCAGTTGGGTCTTCCAATAGCGCCTCAACTGTCCCAGCTGGCAAGGCAGCAAAGGCAGCGTCCGTCGGCGCAAAGACCGTAAACGGCCCTGCGCCAGACAGGTCGTCGTCTAGCTCGGCAGCCAATACAGCCGCTTCCAAAGTCGTGTGGACCTCACTTTCCAGGATCACATCGACCACCGTATTGCTCGGTAGTAAAACCGCATCGATCACGTGTACCACTCCATTGTCGGCTACAACATCAGCTACGGTAACCTGTGCATTGTTAATGAAAACACCAGCAGAACTCACCGTCACCACCACATTTTTTCCCAGCAAAGTGGTCACCACCTGGTTGTCACTTAAGTCTGTGGAACGAACATCGCCGCTCACCACATGGTGCAACAGGATATTCGCCAAATCACCAGTTGGGTCTTCCAATAGCGCCTCAACTGTCCCAGCTGGCAAGGCAGCAAAGGCAGCGTCCGTCGGCGCAAAGACCGTAAACGGCCCTGCGCCAGACAGGTCGTCGTCTAGCTCGGCAGCCAATACAGCCGCTTCCAAAGTCGTGTGGACCTCACTTTCCAGGATCACATCGACCACCGTATTGCTCGGTAGTAAAACCGCATCGATCACGTGTACCACTCCATTGTCGGCTACAACATCAGCTACGGTAACCTGTGCATTGTTAATGAAAACGCCAGCAGAACTGACCGTCACCACCACATTTTTTCCCAGCAAAGTGGTCACCACCTGGTTGTCACTTAAGTCTGTGGAGCGAACATCGCCACTCACCACATGGTGCAACAGGATATTAGCCAAATCCCCGGTAGGGTCTTCCAATAGCGCCTCAACTGTCCCAGCTGGCAAGGCAGCAAAGGCAGCATCCGTCGGGGCAAAGACCGTAAACGGCCCTGCGCCAGATAAGTCGTCGTCTAGCTCGGCAGCCAAAACGGCCACTTCCAAGGTCGTGTGGACCTCACTTTCCAGGATCACATCGACCACTGTATTGCTCGGTAGTAAAACCGCATCGATCACGTGTACCACTCCATTGTCAGCTACGATATCAGCTACGGTAACCTGTGCATTGTTAATGAAAACGCCAGCAGCACTGACCGTCACCACCACATTTTTTCCCAGCAAAGTGGTCACCACCTGGTTGTCACTTAAGTCTGTGGAGCGAACATCGCCGCTCACCACATGGTGCAACAGGATATTCGCCAAATCGCCTGTAGGGTCTTCCAACAGCGCCTCAACTGTCCCAGCTGGCAAGGCAGCAAAAGCAGCGTCCGTTGGTGCAAAGACCGTAAACGGCCCTGCGCCAGATAAGTCGTCGTCTAGCTCGGCAGCCAAAACGGCCGCTTCCAAGATCGTGTGATCAGCGCTGTTAACAATAACATTTACAACCGTATTTTGTGCAGCGATGAAAGAGACAGAGAGCAAAAGGAGGAAAAAAGTAAACCAACTTTTCATAATGGAACTTTATAGTTTTAGGAATCTCATGAATTAACATTGAGTTCGAACAGCGGTCGGCTATAAATGTTGGTAGAAACCAATAGCGCTTTTCCTAAACCTACAGTGTTTGACAAGGATTAGTCAAAAGGGAAGATTTAATTTACTAAACAGGTATTTGTCGTGAATTGTCCCCAGTGCGAAAAAGTCAAGATGGTCGGAGCTCTTTCTAAAATAAATAACTGTACTTAATGCGGATTTTAGGGATACGCCCAAAAAGTAAGTACTTTTGGCGCTTGTTTAGAGGTAGTCTCTTGGGCTACAAACAAGCACTCAATCATAAATTCAATGAGAAAATCACTTTTACGCATTTTGTTAATAAACCTGGCATGCTTCATACTCACAAATAGTGCTTATAGCCAAACCGTGCCCCTGACTTTTCAGGTAGACATGAGCCAGGAAAATGTATCAATAGATGGCGTCCATGTAGCCGGCAATTTTCAGATAGCAGCCGGATTTGGTAGTAATTGGGATCCTGGAGCTACGCCCATGAGTAATCCAAACGGCGCTAATAAATATGAGCTGACGGTGATGGTGCCACCTGGAACTTACCTCTATAAGTTTATAAATGGAAATGAGTGGAGTGACAAACCGGAACAACCTACAGCGGATTGTGCCTTATCGGACGGCGGCGGCAATTTCAATCGCCAAGTGATTGTCGGAAGCCAAGGAGTGACCATGCCCATTATACAATTTGATTCTTGTAACGCCATACTGCGCTTTTCGGTCAATATGAGCATGGAGTCAGTTCCAGCAGAAGGCGTACATGTGATGGGGAATTTCCAGGAAGCAGCTGGCTTTAGCAACAATTGGGACCCAAGCTCAATTCGGATGCTAGACAATAATGCGGATGGCATTTATGAAATTGAAATCCAAGTCCCTCCAGGTAATTACGAATACCTTTTTGTCAATGGCAACACCCTGGGTGGCGCAGAAAACCCTCCTACTGTTTGTACTTCGAATGGTGACAATAGCCGTAGGGTTCGTACCCTCACCGTGAAAGTAGGTGATGCCCCTTCCCTAACCAAATGTTTTAATAGTTGTACGACCTGTGATCCAGCCATTGATCCAAATTATGAAACCCATTGGTGGAATGACGCGGTTTTTTACGAAATTTTTGTCCGTAGTTTTTATGATAGCAATGGTGATGGGATAGGTGATTTTCAAGGGATTATTCAAAAATTAGACTACCTGAATGATGGCGACCCTCAAACGGATGATGATTTAGGCATCACGGGTATTTGGCTAATGCCCATGATGGAATCGCCCTCTTATCATGGCTATGACGTGACCAACTATTACGCCACTGAACCTGATTATGGAACTATGGCCGATTTTCAAGCATTGTTGGATGCCGCCCATTCAAGAGGGATTAAGGTCATTATTGATTTTGTTATGAACCACAGCTCCAATCAGCATCCCTGGTTTACACAATCCGCTAATAACCAAAACGGCTTCCGTGATTGGTACCGATGGTCGGATAATCATCCAGGTTATTCAGGGCCCTGGGGGCAAAATGTGTGGCACCAACGGAATGGAAACTATTATTATGGCCTGTTTTGGGATGGTATGCCCGATTTGAATTATAGTAATCCGGTAGTGAAGGAAACCTTATTTGATGTGGCCGAATTTTGGCTAGATAAAGGAGTGGATGGTTTCCGGCTGGATGCCATTAAATACCTTGATGAAGATGGTAGTGTGCTGGAAAATACCCCGGAAACGCTTCAGTTGTTGGAAGACTTTCATGTTTTATATAAAAACGCCAATCCGGATGCAGTAACCGTAGGAGAGGTTTGGTCAAATACAGCCTCCATTTTACCTTATATTCAAAATGATCGCCTAGATCTTTGTTTTGAATTTGATCTCGCTTATTCGATCATCGGAGGGATTAACGGTAATAGCCCCAACCCGATTAACAACCAAATCCAAACGATTCAAGCCAGTTATCCGCGACTACAATATGCTACTTTTCTAACGAATCATGATATTGACCGGATTTTCAGTCAATTCGGCTCCAATACGGACAAAATGAAATTGGCGGCTTCGCTTTACCTCACTTTGCCAGGCATTCCATTTATCTACTATGGGGAAGAAATCGGGATGACAGGAACTGGAGCTCACGAAAACATCCGACGCCCCATGCAATGGAGCGCCGGAACTCATGGTGGTTTTTCTACTAGCATACCTTGGCAATCGCTTGGGAGTAATTACTTATCCAACCATGTGGAGGAGCAACAAAGCAACCCCAATTCTTTATGGCGTCATTACCAAAAGCTGGTCCATCTGCGAAATGAGCATGCTCCACTTCGTCGAGGTTACCTCCTTTCAATGGAAGCAACTGATGATATATTGGCATATACACGAATTTATGAGGAAGAAGCAGTCATACTTGTTTCAAATTTGGGCAACCAATCATTGAATCCCTCTTTGTCCATGGCCATTTCTTCTTTGCCCCCGGGAGCTTACCAGGTGACGGAGCTGCTGAGTGAAAGTAATTGGGGCACTTTGATGGTCAATGAAAATGGGGGATTCAGTAACTGGTTCCCCAGCAATACCAACCTACTGTCAAGGGATACCTGGGCCTTATTGATTTCCCAAAAGCCGGTGAGTACCCCTATTGCCTTGGAAACCGACGTTGATATCGCTCTTTTCCCCAACCCTGTTTCTCAAAAGCTGAACTTGAAATGGGAGGAAGCTTCTCCTGTAAACACCTTGGTGCAGATCTTTGATGTGAATGGAAAAAAATTGATGGAAAAATCCTTTATGGGTCAATCCGCAACGCTAGACGTATCCGCATTTTCAGCAGGTATTTATTTTTTAAAAGTATGGAGAGACGGAAAACAGAAAACTAAACGGTTGATCGTCAAGTAAATTTCAAGCATTGGCCTCAAATAATTAACCATGCCGCTTTTTTAAAACATTAATCACATCGTCCAACGTATACCCCTTTGCAACGAGTAAAACAATGTAGTGGTACATCAAATCAGCAGCCTCTCCAAGGAATAATTCCTCGTCGTCGTCTTTGGCTTCAATGACCAGTTCCACGGCCTCTTCGCCTACCTTTTGGGCAATTTTATTGATCCCCTTTTTAAACAAAGAAGTCGTATAGGATTGATCAGAAGGGTTGTTTTTCCTATCCTGAATAATAGCTTCCAATTGTTTTAAAAATTCCATGCATTTATTTTTGGTTCGCTGAGCATGTTTGTGGTCAGAGAAGGTTATTTTTTTCGTTAAAACAGGTATCTGCACCGGTATGACAAACAGGGCCTACTGGATTGACTTTCATTAAAAGGGTGTCCTGATCACAGTCCACTTTAATATCCACGACATGTAAAAAATTACCCGAAGTCTCTCCTTTGGTCCACAACCTGTTTTTGGTGCGACTAAAGAAGGTGACCACTTTATCAGCAATCGTTTTTTCCAAAGCCGCAGCATCCATATAGCCCAACATTAACACCTTTTGTGTCTGGGCATCCTGAATGATGACAGGGAGGAGACCATTGGTTTTTTCGAAATCGAGGTCAGCAGTATTTATATTCATGTGTTGCGGATTAATGCTTTGTGCAATAAATAATTTAACAGCCGAAAACCAGCTGATGTCGGTGAAAACACCGACCCAGCTGATGTCGGTGAAAACACCGACATCTCAAGCCCTCACCGGCACTCCCCGGCCACTCAAATACGTCTTCAAATCCCCAATCTCAATCTCCCGAAAGTGGAAAATACTGGCAGCCAAACCAGCATCGGCCTTCCCTGCTGTAAACACATCATAAAAGTGTTCCATATTTCCTGCCCCCCCAGAAGCAATCACAGGGATAGACAAACTTTCCGACACTTGTGCCAGGGCTTGGTTGGCAAAACCAGCTTTGGTTCCGTCGTGATTCATGGAGGTAAATAGGATTTCGCCTGCCCCTCTGTTTTCGGCCTCTTTCACCCATTCTAAAAGTCGCCTTTCAGTTGGAAGGCGGCCGCCATTGAGGTGGACAATCCACTCTCCGTCCACTTGTTTGGCATCTACGGCTAGTACAACAAATTGGCTACCAAAATTCAGCGCCAGTTCTTCGATTAACTTGGGAT from Saprospiraceae bacterium encodes:
- the hisE gene encoding phosphoribosyl-ATP diphosphatase gives rise to the protein MEFLKQLEAIIQDRKNNPSDQSYTTSLFKKGINKIAQKVGEEAVELVIEAKDDDEELFLGEAADLMYHYIVLLVAKGYTLDDVINVLKKRHG
- a CDS encoding fasciclin domain-containing protein, with product MKSWFTFFLLLLSVSFIAAQNTVVNVIVNSADHTILEAAVLAAELDDDLSGAGPFTVFAPTDAAFAALPAGTVEALLEDPTGDLANILLHHVVSGDVRSTDLSDNQVVTTLLGKNVVVTVSAAGVFINNAQVTVADIVADNGVVHVIDAVLLPSNTVVDVILESEVHTTLEVAVLAAELDDDLSGAGPFTVFAPTDAAFAALPAGTVEALLEDPTGDLANILLHHVVSGDVRSTDLSDNQVVTTLLGKNVVVTVSSAGVFINNAQVTVADVVADNGVVHVIDAVLLPSNTVVDVILESEVHTTLEAAVLAAELDDDLSGAGPFTVFAPTDAAFAALPAGTVEALLEDPTGDLANILLHHVVSGDVRSTDLSDNQVVTTLLGKNVVVTVSSAGVFINNAQVTVADVVADNGVVHVIDAVLLPSNTVVDVILESEVHTTLEAAVLAAELDDDLSGAGPFTVFAPTDAAFAALPAGTVEALLEDPTGDLANILLHHVVSGDVRSTDLSDNQVVTTLLGKNVVVTVSSAGVFINNAQVTVADVVADNGVVHVIDAVLLPSNTVVDVILESEVHTTLEAAVLAAELDDDLSGAGPFTVFAPTDAAFAALPAGTVEALLEDPTGDLANILLHHVVSGDVRSTDLSDNQVVTTLLGKNVVVTVSSAGVFINNAQVTVADVVADNGVVHVIDAVLLPSNTVVDVILESEVHTTLEAAVLAAELDDDLSGAGPFTVFAPTDAAFAALPAGTVEALLEDPTGDLANILLHHVVSGDVRSTDLSDNQVVTTLLGKNVVVTVGSAGVFINNAQVTVADIVADNGVVHVIDAVLLPSNTVVDVILESEVHTTLEAAVLAAELDDDLSGAGPFTVFAPTDAAFAALPAGTVEALLEDPTGDLANILLHHVVSGDVRSTDLSDNQVVTTLLGKNVVVTVGSAGVFINNAQVTVADVVADNGVVHVIDAVLLPSNTVVDVILESEVHTTLEAAVLAAELDDDLSGAGPFTVFAPTDAAFAALPAGTVEALLEDPTGDLANILLHHVVSGDVRSTDLSDNQVVTTLLGKNVVVTVGSAGVFINNAQVTVADIVADNGVVHVIDAVLLPSNTVVDVILESEVHTTLEAAVLAAELDDDLSGAGPFTVFAPTDAAFAALPAGTVEALLEDPTGDLANILLHHVVSGDVRSTDLSDNQVVTTLLGKNVVVTVGSAGVFINNAQVTVADVVADNGVVHVIDAVLLPSNTVVDVILESEVHKTLEAAVLAAELDDDLSGAGPFTVFAPTDAAFAALPAGTVEALLEDPTGDLATILLYHVLGLEVKSTELSDQQVATTLQGETILVTINAEGVLINNAKVVVADIEADNGVVHVIDAVLLPQSITNVEDVSTSVFNIKVFPNPVVDQLNINILDESIDKAKVMLWNIDGKLVRQWNWPQGSYQVDVTNLPAGNYFLEFRTNKGILQQQVVITK
- the hisI gene encoding phosphoribosyl-AMP cyclohydrolase, with product MNINTADLDFEKTNGLLPVIIQDAQTQKVLMLGYMDAAALEKTIADKVVTFFSRTKNRLWTKGETSGNFLHVVDIKVDCDQDTLLMKVNPVGPVCHTGADTCFNEKNNLL
- the hisF gene encoding imidazole glycerol phosphate synthase subunit HisF → MLAKRIIPCLDIKDGRTVKGVNFVNLRDAGDPVELGAIYSEKGADELVFLDITATHEKRKTLAALARNIAQHLNIPFTIGGGIKSIEDVDVLLASGADKISINSAAVRNPKLIEELALNFGSQFVVLAVDAKQVDGEWIVHLNGGRLPTERRLLEWVKEAENRGAGEILFTSMNHDGTKAGFANQALAQVSESLSIPVIASGGAGNMEHFYDVFTAGKADAGLAASIFHFREIEIGDLKTYLSGRGVPVRA
- a CDS encoding alpha-amylase family glycosyl hydrolase; translated protein: MRKSLLRILLINLACFILTNSAYSQTVPLTFQVDMSQENVSIDGVHVAGNFQIAAGFGSNWDPGATPMSNPNGANKYELTVMVPPGTYLYKFINGNEWSDKPEQPTADCALSDGGGNFNRQVIVGSQGVTMPIIQFDSCNAILRFSVNMSMESVPAEGVHVMGNFQEAAGFSNNWDPSSIRMLDNNADGIYEIEIQVPPGNYEYLFVNGNTLGGAENPPTVCTSNGDNSRRVRTLTVKVGDAPSLTKCFNSCTTCDPAIDPNYETHWWNDAVFYEIFVRSFYDSNGDGIGDFQGIIQKLDYLNDGDPQTDDDLGITGIWLMPMMESPSYHGYDVTNYYATEPDYGTMADFQALLDAAHSRGIKVIIDFVMNHSSNQHPWFTQSANNQNGFRDWYRWSDNHPGYSGPWGQNVWHQRNGNYYYGLFWDGMPDLNYSNPVVKETLFDVAEFWLDKGVDGFRLDAIKYLDEDGSVLENTPETLQLLEDFHVLYKNANPDAVTVGEVWSNTASILPYIQNDRLDLCFEFDLAYSIIGGINGNSPNPINNQIQTIQASYPRLQYATFLTNHDIDRIFSQFGSNTDKMKLAASLYLTLPGIPFIYYGEEIGMTGTGAHENIRRPMQWSAGTHGGFSTSIPWQSLGSNYLSNHVEEQQSNPNSLWRHYQKLVHLRNEHAPLRRGYLLSMEATDDILAYTRIYEEEAVILVSNLGNQSLNPSLSMAISSLPPGAYQVTELLSESNWGTLMVNENGGFSNWFPSNTNLLSRDTWALLISQKPVSTPIALETDVDIALFPNPVSQKLNLKWEEASPVNTLVQIFDVNGKKLMEKSFMGQSATLDVSAFSAGIYFLKVWRDGKQKTKRLIVK